One genomic segment of Catalinimonas alkaloidigena includes these proteins:
- a CDS encoding MFS transporter: protein MIRSRSWVLVVIVFSQFACTSLWFAGNAVMPDLIEAFNFALSDLGYITSSVQFGFIVGTLSYAFLTLSDRFSPSKVFFFSALAAGAANLGLIIEGQSELTVLLLRFMCGFFLAGIYPVGMKIASDYFHEGLGKALGFLVGALVIGTAFPHLLKSLNLSLPWRFIFVITSAMSFIGGLLILFLVADGPHRKFSKTPDLSAFFKVFKNRRFRLAAFGYFGHMWELYAFWAFVPVLLLSYQQLHTEIKWSTSMLSFYTIAIGGLACVASGYFSQKYGSKKAAYFALLGSCICCILSPLAFYLPSVVLIIFLLFWGMLVVADSPQFSTLVAQNAPAASRGTALTIVNCLGFSITILSIQLLSMLLEHIEPTYIYVFLAVGPVLGLLAMRRFDQKVS, encoded by the coding sequence ATGATTCGTAGTAGAAGTTGGGTACTGGTAGTTATTGTATTTTCTCAGTTTGCCTGTACCTCACTTTGGTTTGCAGGCAACGCAGTGATGCCTGATCTTATTGAAGCTTTTAATTTCGCTCTTTCTGACCTGGGCTATATTACTTCTTCCGTTCAGTTTGGCTTTATTGTAGGTACTTTAAGCTATGCTTTTCTGACGCTCTCAGATCGCTTCTCTCCTTCAAAAGTATTCTTTTTTAGTGCTTTGGCAGCGGGTGCAGCTAATCTCGGATTGATCATAGAAGGGCAATCAGAATTGACAGTACTTCTGCTACGGTTCATGTGCGGTTTCTTTCTGGCAGGTATTTATCCGGTAGGTATGAAGATCGCCTCAGATTACTTCCATGAAGGATTAGGCAAAGCTTTAGGCTTTTTGGTAGGAGCATTGGTGATAGGCACTGCTTTCCCTCACCTGCTGAAGAGCCTGAACCTGTCACTGCCCTGGAGATTTATTTTTGTGATTACCTCGGCCATGTCCTTCATAGGTGGATTGTTGATACTTTTTTTGGTAGCCGACGGACCGCATCGTAAGTTTTCTAAAACGCCTGATCTTAGCGCTTTTTTTAAAGTTTTTAAGAATCGTCGCTTCCGTCTGGCTGCTTTTGGATACTTTGGCCATATGTGGGAGCTGTATGCTTTTTGGGCTTTTGTGCCTGTACTATTACTAAGCTATCAGCAATTGCATACCGAGATAAAGTGGAGCACATCCATGCTCTCTTTTTATACCATTGCGATAGGAGGTTTGGCATGTGTCGCTAGCGGATATTTTTCTCAGAAGTACGGTAGCAAAAAGGCTGCTTATTTCGCACTTCTAGGTTCATGTATCTGCTGTATACTTTCCCCACTTGCGTTTTATCTACCCTCTGTTGTCCTTATTATTTTTTTGCTGTTTTGGGGAATGTTAGTTGTTGCGGACTCCCCACAATTTTCAACCTTGGTGGCTCAGAACGCTCCGGCAGCATCCCGGGGCACCGCGCTTACGATTGTCAATTGCCTGGGCTTCTCTATCACTATATTAAGTATTCAATTGCTGAGTATGTTGTTAGAGCATATTGAGCCTACCTATATTTATGTGTTTCTGGCGGTTGGGCCGGTACTGGGTTTGTTAGCTATGCGCCGCTTTGATCAGAAGGTGAGTTGA
- a CDS encoding permease codes for MQYFMEWNMVWKDVTVGFTLAGIIAAFVPSSFFETLFIGTGGDQTSYSFFTLLEHVVVGPVAAFCTVIGSMGNIPLASLLYSNGVSFAGIMAFIFSDLVVFPVLRINAKY; via the coding sequence ATGCAGTATTTTATGGAGTGGAATATGGTATGGAAAGATGTAACAGTAGGTTTCACATTGGCCGGAATTATCGCTGCCTTTGTTCCTTCCAGTTTTTTTGAGACATTATTCATCGGAACCGGAGGTGATCAAACGTCATACAGTTTCTTTACGCTGCTGGAACATGTGGTAGTAGGTCCGGTAGCAGCATTCTGTACCGTTATCGGCTCAATGGGAAATATTCCCCTGGCATCTTTACTCTATAGTAATGGTGTTAGCTTTGCTGGTATCATGGCTTTTATTTTCAGCGACCTGGTCGTGTTTCCTGTCTTGAGGATTAATGCCAAATACTAG
- a CDS encoding permease, with amino-acid sequence MNSFFEQYAVAAMTSLGFFWMALWAFILGYAVSSMIQVFVTQERMKKSMGKADSKAVFLGTFFGFISSSCSFAALATTKSLFKKGAGFVPSIAFLLASTNLNQSCG; translated from the coding sequence ATGAATTCATTTTTTGAGCAGTATGCCGTAGCTGCCATGACTTCTTTGGGCTTTTTCTGGATGGCACTGTGGGCATTTATTCTGGGCTATGCGGTAAGCAGTATGATACAGGTCTTTGTGACGCAGGAACGTATGAAAAAGAGTATGGGTAAGGCAGATAGCAAGGCCGTATTTCTAGGGACATTTTTTGGTTTTATCAGCAGCTCATGCAGCTTCGCTGCTTTGGCAACTACCAAATCATTATTCAAGAAAGGGGCGGGTTTCGTCCCTTCTATCGCTTTTCTGTTGGCTTCAACCAATCTTAACCAATCTTGTGGTTGA
- a CDS encoding IS4 family transposase, with translation MEESWGMQEFMGSAVEDKREAKSLSLMADRLLANPELSFSSAVGENFRKSAWRIFSKQEVDVSYGHYRQTSKRCADQDVVLVSQDTTDLNYASHVATEGLGDLGGSHVNPGLCLHTAMALSEQGTALGLVGQKLWPPQSTGRTKQVQFYPLEEKESYRWVEALQWVDQHLAKAKKVIVISDRESDFYEYMAARRSKHVELLFRAHHLNRKVHYEQEKMLLKEVVFPNTTKVEVYLPRTSKRKERNAKLQVSWGKITCPVPTYKKGEDIDLWVVVAQETHTPAGEEPRSEPPLLWYLLTTINIEDQAAALLMIDYYRKRWVIERWHMVLKSGMQIEKLQFDTFTRLSHAIAMLCIVAWQLIWLKHLAAESAQLAAEKIFEPLQIEVLEKHSGRKELSVQQALIIIAALAGFTPTKKQPFPGEKTMWRGWAIFSQLCHGYLLASQINYETG, from the coding sequence ATGGAAGAGAGTTGGGGCATGCAAGAGTTTATGGGAAGTGCAGTAGAAGATAAACGCGAGGCAAAGAGTTTGTCACTGATGGCTGATCGTCTTTTAGCTAACCCTGAGCTTTCCTTTAGTAGTGCAGTAGGAGAGAATTTCCGTAAATCAGCCTGGCGGATATTTTCCAAACAGGAAGTAGACGTCAGCTACGGCCACTATAGGCAAACGAGCAAGCGCTGTGCCGACCAGGATGTGGTTTTGGTGAGTCAGGATACAACAGACTTGAATTATGCCAGTCATGTCGCTACTGAAGGTCTGGGCGACTTAGGCGGCAGTCATGTAAATCCAGGGCTTTGCCTGCATACGGCCATGGCTCTGAGTGAGCAGGGAACGGCTTTGGGCCTGGTAGGACAAAAGCTGTGGCCTCCCCAATCCACAGGACGTACAAAGCAGGTGCAGTTTTATCCTTTAGAAGAAAAAGAAAGTTATCGGTGGGTAGAAGCCCTACAGTGGGTGGATCAGCATTTAGCTAAAGCCAAGAAGGTGATCGTAATCTCCGACAGAGAATCTGATTTTTATGAGTACATGGCTGCTCGCCGCTCCAAACATGTAGAATTACTCTTCAGGGCACATCATCTCAACCGAAAGGTGCATTATGAGCAAGAAAAGATGCTTCTTAAAGAAGTGGTTTTTCCCAATACTACTAAAGTAGAAGTTTACCTGCCCAGGACCAGCAAGAGAAAAGAGCGTAATGCTAAGCTGCAGGTAAGCTGGGGTAAGATCACATGCCCTGTCCCTACTTATAAAAAAGGAGAAGATATTGACTTATGGGTGGTAGTAGCTCAAGAAACACATACTCCGGCAGGAGAAGAACCGCGCAGCGAACCGCCTCTGCTATGGTATTTACTCACTACCATCAATATAGAAGATCAAGCTGCTGCTTTGCTGATGATAGATTATTACCGGAAACGATGGGTGATTGAACGCTGGCATATGGTGCTGAAGAGTGGTATGCAGATAGAAAAGCTACAGTTTGATACTTTCACACGACTATCTCATGCCATTGCTATGCTCTGTATTGTAGCCTGGCAATTGATCTGGCTTAAGCATCTGGCAGCAGAAAGTGCCCAATTAGCTGCAGAGAAAATATTTGAACCGCTACAAATAGAAGTCTTAGAAAAGCATAGTGGCAGAAAAGAACTCAGTGTACAGCAGGCATTGATCATCATCGCTGCCCTGGCCGGGTTTACGCCTACTAAAAAGCAGCCCTTCCCTGGAGAAAAAACCATGTGGAGAGGGTGGGCCATCTTCTCTCAACTCTGCCATGGATACCTTCTCGCTTCGCAGATAAATTATGAGACAGGATAA
- a CDS encoding GMC oxidoreductase — protein sequence MYIQGDAKKDMTYDAIVIGSGVSGGWAAKELCEKGVKTLVLERGRQVEHVKDYPTTNKFPWEIPHRGRFTPAFAKENPIADRCYAFEEATEHFFVKDKEHPYVQEKPFDWIRGYQVGGKSLIWARQTQRWSNYEFEAPARDGFAVDWPIRYNDLAPWYAHVEKFVGISGNRDNIPNLPDSEVLPPFDLNCVEKHIQQRVKENYADRHVIIGRCAHLTEPQEIHIQQGRGKCQARHLCYRGCPFGAYFSSNSSTIPWASKTGNLTLRPDSVVHSIIYDEDKGKAVGVRVIDAHTKEMMEYYANIIFVNAAALNSNLLLLNSTSNRFPKGLGNDNGLLGKYVAFHNYRGSMLASYEGFEDKYYYGRRPTTAFMPSFRNVFQQDTDFLRGYMVAFSASRQGWQRGMVEANRFGGEWKDELSQPGDWQVYMMMQGETVPKEENHVRLSEDQKDPYGIPQLITSVGYDDNDEKVLQDFLEQGEEMLDKSGCKNIRTMDSKQAPGLDIHEMGGVRMGRDPKTSLLNRWNQLHACKNVFVTDGACMTSVGNQNPSLTFMALTARATNYAMEEMKKRNL from the coding sequence ATGTATATTCAGGGAGACGCTAAAAAGGATATGACCTATGATGCAATCGTCATCGGTTCGGGAGTCAGTGGAGGCTGGGCAGCCAAGGAGCTTTGCGAAAAAGGTGTGAAAACATTGGTGCTGGAAAGGGGCAGGCAGGTAGAACATGTCAAAGATTATCCCACCACCAACAAGTTTCCCTGGGAGATTCCTCATCGGGGTAGGTTCACGCCTGCGTTTGCGAAAGAAAACCCAATCGCAGACCGTTGCTATGCTTTTGAAGAAGCTACCGAGCACTTTTTTGTAAAGGATAAGGAGCATCCCTATGTGCAGGAAAAACCTTTTGACTGGATCAGGGGCTATCAGGTAGGAGGTAAGTCACTGATCTGGGCAAGACAGACACAGCGCTGGAGTAACTATGAATTTGAAGCTCCCGCCCGGGATGGTTTCGCAGTAGATTGGCCTATTCGTTATAATGATCTTGCACCCTGGTACGCTCATGTAGAAAAGTTTGTAGGCATCAGCGGTAATCGCGATAATATCCCTAACCTTCCCGATAGTGAGGTTTTGCCTCCTTTTGATCTGAACTGTGTGGAGAAACACATACAGCAGCGGGTAAAAGAAAATTATGCTGACCGTCATGTGATCATCGGTCGTTGTGCCCATCTCACCGAGCCTCAGGAAATTCATATTCAACAGGGTAGGGGCAAGTGCCAGGCACGTCATCTTTGTTATCGGGGTTGTCCTTTTGGCGCTTACTTCAGTTCTAACTCATCCACTATTCCCTGGGCATCTAAAACTGGCAATCTGACATTAAGACCTGACTCAGTGGTACATTCTATTATTTATGATGAGGACAAAGGTAAAGCAGTCGGCGTAAGGGTAATAGATGCTCATACCAAAGAGATGATGGAGTATTACGCCAATATCATTTTTGTCAATGCCGCAGCACTCAATTCTAACTTACTTCTGCTCAACTCCACGTCAAACCGCTTTCCCAAAGGTTTGGGTAATGACAACGGGTTACTGGGCAAGTATGTGGCTTTTCATAATTATCGCGGCAGTATGCTGGCCAGCTATGAAGGTTTTGAAGATAAATACTACTATGGCCGAAGGCCTACCACTGCTTTTATGCCTTCTTTCCGCAACGTTTTTCAGCAGGATACTGATTTTTTACGTGGCTACATGGTGGCTTTTAGTGCTTCACGTCAGGGCTGGCAGCGGGGTATGGTAGAAGCAAATCGTTTTGGTGGAGAGTGGAAAGATGAACTCAGTCAGCCCGGTGACTGGCAGGTTTACATGATGATGCAGGGTGAAACCGTACCCAAAGAAGAGAACCATGTACGTCTTAGTGAAGATCAGAAAGATCCTTATGGCATCCCGCAACTGATTACTTCAGTAGGTTATGATGACAATGATGAGAAAGTTTTGCAGGACTTTCTGGAACAGGGCGAAGAGATGCTGGATAAGTCCGGCTGCAAAAACATCCGTACCATGGATAGCAAGCAAGCACCCGGCCTGGACATCCATGAAATGGGCGGAGTAAGAATGGGCAGGGACCCTAAAACTTCTTTACTCAACCGCTGGAACCAGTTGCATGCTTGTAAGAATGTATTTGTAACTGACGGTGCCTGCATGACTTCAGTGGGTAACCAAAATCCTTCCCTGACCTTTATGGCACTCACTGCCCGGGCAACGAATTATGCTATGGAAGAGATGAAAAAAAGGAATTTATAG
- a CDS encoding PhzF family phenazine biosynthesis protein produces MMNEPIIITQIDAFTDKLFGGNPAAICITSAPLEDSLMQQIAIEMNLSETAFLVKKDKGFHLRWFTPANEVELCGHATLASAYLLWDMGLLSSDETAVFYTLSGELRASKEHDKIVLNFPATPAQAIAQEEIKALFDTEIKFLGKNDYDYLVVLENVEEVRRLKPDFNRMAEIDCRGIIVSASSTHSDYDIISRFFAPACGINEDPVTGSAHCTLAPYWSEILGKKMLKAHQASARGGDLELEYLGERVKLKGKAVAVMQGELFLSQ; encoded by the coding sequence ATGATGAACGAACCGATCATAATTACCCAAATTGATGCATTTACAGACAAGCTTTTCGGAGGAAATCCAGCTGCCATTTGTATCACTTCAGCACCTCTTGAAGATAGCTTAATGCAGCAGATTGCTATCGAAATGAATTTATCGGAAACCGCCTTTTTGGTAAAAAAAGATAAGGGCTTTCATCTTCGCTGGTTTACCCCTGCTAATGAAGTAGAGCTATGTGGCCATGCTACACTGGCCAGTGCTTATTTGTTATGGGATATGGGGCTACTTTCATCAGATGAGACGGCTGTATTTTATACATTGAGTGGTGAACTAAGGGCTAGTAAAGAACATGACAAGATTGTGCTGAATTTCCCCGCTACTCCTGCTCAGGCGATAGCACAGGAAGAAATAAAAGCATTATTTGATACTGAAATTAAGTTCTTGGGCAAGAACGATTACGATTATCTGGTAGTCTTAGAGAATGTAGAAGAAGTGAGAAGGCTGAAGCCTGATTTCAACCGGATGGCAGAGATAGATTGTCGGGGAATAATTGTAAGTGCAAGCTCTACTCATTCTGATTACGATATCATTTCCCGCTTTTTTGCCCCTGCCTGTGGCATTAATGAAGATCCTGTTACAGGTTCTGCCCATTGCACATTGGCTCCCTACTGGTCAGAGATATTAGGTAAGAAAATGCTGAAAGCACATCAGGCTTCTGCGAGGGGAGGAGATCTGGAACTAGAATACCTGGGGGAGAGAGTGAAGCTTAAAGGAAAGGCAGTGGCGGTAATGCAGGGTGAATTATTTCTTTCCCAATGA
- a CDS encoding n-acetylglutamate synthase, whose translation MQYDLNNKRFRSLSNDAHGDVGNETIFHYYQQQDLVWATYSGGTIRQGNMIGRWLESGRLEMRYQHVSTDNAFKTGKCISSPALIEGRIRLHEQWQWTSGDQAKGTSTIEEI comes from the coding sequence ATGCAATACGATCTTAATAACAAACGTTTTCGTTCCTTATCTAATGATGCTCATGGGGATGTGGGCAATGAGACAATTTTTCATTACTATCAGCAGCAGGATTTGGTATGGGCAACATACAGTGGAGGAACAATACGGCAGGGCAATATGATCGGTCGCTGGCTGGAAAGCGGGCGGCTGGAAATGCGCTATCAGCATGTGAGCACAGACAATGCATTTAAAACAGGTAAATGTATATCAAGCCCAGCGCTGATTGAAGGAAGAATCAGATTGCACGAACAGTGGCAGTGGACCAGCGGCGACCAGGCAAAAGGTACGTCCACCATAGAAGAAATATAA
- a CDS encoding AEC family transporter, which yields MLRFLEALLPIFGVVILGQFFYRYKFPGKAFWPLADRLTYYVLLPALLISKIAEAKLTDTSILPMAGLLVLATFMLALTLVLLQFFIKTSPSRFTSIFQGSIRPNTYVGLAAASALYHEQGLALIAIAIAGVVPLVNILSVGAFTIYVPQTNRNGQQLARTFVTNPLIIACLLGIVFNITGLPETGIELLNIFSRAALPLGLLSVGAGLNFIALRASMRAISITTILKLIALPSLVMLLFYLSGIEGISREVALIYAAVPGAISSYILARQLGGDSELMAGIITLETFLAMFSIPFLLWLYT from the coding sequence ATGCTAAGATTTTTAGAAGCGCTCCTGCCCATTTTTGGTGTTGTGATACTCGGCCAATTCTTTTACAGGTATAAATTTCCCGGAAAAGCTTTCTGGCCTCTGGCAGACCGGCTTACCTACTATGTTTTACTTCCTGCCTTACTGATTAGTAAAATTGCAGAGGCAAAGCTTACTGATACCAGTATTCTACCAATGGCTGGTTTATTGGTGCTGGCCACTTTTATGCTGGCGTTGACTTTAGTTTTACTGCAATTTTTTATTAAAACTTCTCCTTCTCGCTTTACATCTATATTCCAGGGTAGTATTCGGCCCAATACGTATGTAGGTCTGGCAGCGGCTAGTGCCCTTTACCATGAACAGGGACTGGCGCTTATTGCAATTGCTATAGCAGGAGTGGTGCCTTTGGTCAATATACTGAGCGTCGGTGCTTTTACGATTTATGTTCCACAAACAAACCGTAACGGGCAGCAACTGGCCCGAACATTTGTCACCAACCCCCTCATTATTGCCTGCCTGCTGGGGATAGTATTTAATATAACAGGCCTGCCAGAGACTGGAATTGAGCTACTGAATATTTTCAGCCGTGCCGCACTACCACTGGGCTTGCTATCAGTGGGAGCCGGGCTTAATTTCATCGCTTTGAGAGCTTCTATGCGCGCTATCAGCATCACAACTATCCTGAAGTTAATAGCCTTGCCCTCACTGGTTATGCTGCTTTTTTACCTTTCCGGCATTGAAGGCATTAGTCGTGAGGTAGCACTTATCTATGCTGCCGTTCCCGGGGCTATTTCTTCATATATCCTTGCCCGACAGCTGGGAGGAGACAGTGAACTTATGGCAGGAATCATTACGCTGGAAACCTTTCTGGCAATGTTCTCTATTCCCTTCTTATTATGGCTTTATACCTAA
- a CDS encoding CYTH domain-containing protein encodes MAKEIERKFLVDELPAFITSQYHGIDILQGYITNDTSGRQVRIRRKGGKYYLTVKDRGLLEREEVEIELSEAQFHALWPLTEARNLHKKRFEVPHGTFTIEVDVFEDKLCGLVMAEVEFTSVQQSQQLDVPSWFGKEVTEDLHYTNSHLASSQQVPDVRL; translated from the coding sequence ATGGCCAAAGAGATTGAAAGAAAATTTTTAGTCGATGAGCTTCCCGCTTTCATTACCAGCCAGTACCATGGTATAGATATCTTACAGGGTTACATTACTAACGATACTTCCGGCCGCCAAGTGAGGATCAGAAGGAAAGGGGGTAAGTATTACCTCACTGTAAAAGACAGGGGGCTTCTGGAAAGAGAGGAAGTGGAAATAGAGCTTTCAGAAGCGCAGTTTCATGCACTCTGGCCCCTCACTGAAGCGCGCAACTTACATAAAAAACGTTTTGAAGTTCCTCATGGCACCTTTACCATTGAAGTGGACGTGTTTGAAGACAAACTTTGTGGTCTGGTGATGGCTGAAGTTGAGTTTACATCTGTTCAGCAGAGCCAGCAGTTAGATGTTCCCTCCTGGTTTGGCAAAGAAGTAACCGAGGACTTACACTATACGAATAGTCATCTGGCCAGTAGCCAGCAGGTTCCGGACGTAAGGCTCTAG
- a CDS encoding TonB-dependent receptor, with protein MKTVIIFLFSHAFLFASQAQTLLQGNIHDQQNKPLTGANVYLLNTYDGTSSDSLGDFSFESSAEGQQSLVVSAIGYQPYQKVIQIGDTLLTVDVRLQESSSALDAVTITAGAFEAGESKKSVVLTPLDIVTTAGALGDINGALQTLPGTQTVGEDGRLFIRGGEGYETQVFIDGMLAHTPYNASVPNLPTRGRFSPFLFRGTTFSTGGYSAEYGQALSSALILATHDKAEQTQTDISLMTVGTDLTHQHAWEKASIAAKAEYVNLKPYQLLMPQDLDMYKAPETFGGSLVGRKRTSNTGLLKGYVNYNQAELGLHQNNINHLDKADSIYLSNNNLYANLSYREVIGEKWTVRSGLSYTFDRQYRSLNENRIEEEKQYWHAKTVFTYDLSDEVAIRMGGEHMDQQTEQKYGQDMYVETQKFELGQNISATFIEGDIYLSSRLVIRPGLRYTYSGTQDQYALSPRFSMAYKTSKDSQLSWAYGQYYQQAITQWLLQKPELEAARADHYILNYQLVRQGKTFRIEAYHKQYDQLIKFETDPSGKPVDLNNEGKGYARGLDIFWRDRKSIPNGDYWISYSLLDTERDYLNYPQAAMPGFASRHNFSAVYKHFIPEVRTQFGGSYQWASSRSYHDPNQEEFQSGRTPSYHNLSLNAAFLYKQNIIFYASMSNVLGTRNIFGYEYAEQADMSGKFAREAIVPPAPRFFFMGVFITLSKDQQANQLDQL; from the coding sequence ATGAAAACGGTTATTATATTTCTTTTTTCTCATGCATTTTTATTTGCAAGTCAGGCTCAAACTCTCCTGCAGGGCAATATTCATGACCAACAGAATAAGCCGCTCACTGGAGCAAATGTCTATCTGCTAAACACCTATGATGGTACTTCAAGTGACTCTCTGGGTGACTTTTCTTTTGAAAGCAGCGCTGAAGGACAGCAAAGCCTGGTGGTAAGTGCCATCGGATATCAGCCTTACCAGAAAGTAATTCAAATTGGAGATACTCTCCTCACAGTTGATGTTAGACTGCAAGAAAGCAGCAGTGCCCTGGATGCAGTTACTATCACTGCCGGAGCCTTTGAGGCGGGCGAAAGCAAAAAATCAGTAGTACTGACACCTCTGGACATCGTTACTACTGCCGGAGCTCTGGGGGATATCAATGGTGCCTTACAAACGCTACCCGGCACACAAACTGTTGGAGAAGATGGCAGACTGTTTATCAGAGGCGGTGAAGGGTATGAAACACAGGTTTTTATTGATGGAATGCTGGCACATACCCCCTACAATGCCAGTGTGCCTAACTTACCTACCCGAGGCCGCTTTTCTCCTTTTCTCTTCCGGGGTACCACCTTTAGTACTGGCGGCTATTCCGCAGAATATGGGCAGGCACTTTCTTCAGCCCTGATACTGGCAACGCATGACAAAGCGGAACAAACCCAAACCGATATCTCACTGATGACAGTAGGTACAGATCTTACCCATCAGCATGCCTGGGAAAAAGCTTCAATAGCGGCTAAGGCTGAGTATGTCAATCTGAAACCCTACCAGCTTCTAATGCCCCAGGATCTGGATATGTATAAGGCCCCAGAAACTTTTGGCGGATCACTGGTGGGACGTAAACGAACTTCAAATACCGGCTTACTCAAAGGCTATGTGAACTATAACCAGGCTGAGCTAGGCCTGCATCAAAATAATATCAATCATCTGGATAAAGCTGATAGTATTTATCTCTCTAACAATAATTTATACGCTAACCTCAGTTATCGTGAAGTTATTGGTGAAAAATGGACAGTACGTTCAGGGCTTTCCTACACTTTTGACCGACAGTACAGAAGTCTGAACGAAAATCGGATAGAAGAAGAAAAGCAGTACTGGCATGCTAAAACCGTTTTCACTTATGACTTGTCAGATGAAGTAGCGATCAGAATGGGTGGAGAACATATGGATCAGCAAACAGAGCAAAAGTATGGTCAGGACATGTATGTTGAGACCCAGAAATTTGAGCTCGGACAAAACATTAGCGCAACATTTATTGAAGGAGATATTTACCTGAGCTCTCGTCTGGTAATTCGTCCGGGACTAAGATACACTTATTCAGGCACGCAGGATCAATACGCCCTTTCGCCTCGTTTCTCCATGGCATACAAGACAAGTAAAGACAGTCAGCTCTCATGGGCATACGGGCAGTATTATCAACAAGCAATTACACAATGGCTATTACAAAAACCAGAACTTGAAGCAGCACGAGCAGACCATTACATTCTCAACTATCAGTTGGTCCGGCAGGGTAAAACTTTCAGAATTGAAGCCTACCACAAGCAATATGACCAACTGATCAAATTTGAGACTGATCCAAGCGGAAAGCCTGTCGACCTGAACAATGAAGGAAAAGGCTACGCCCGGGGCCTTGACATTTTTTGGCGGGATCGCAAGTCTATTCCTAATGGAGATTACTGGATCTCCTATTCTCTGCTGGACACAGAGCGAGATTATCTGAACTACCCTCAAGCCGCTATGCCCGGTTTTGCTTCCCGCCATAATTTCTCTGCCGTGTACAAGCATTTTATTCCGGAGGTAAGAACCCAGTTTGGAGGTAGTTATCAGTGGGCGAGCAGCCGCTCATACCATGACCCTAACCAGGAAGAATTTCAGTCGGGCAGAACCCCTTCCTACCACAACCTAAGCCTGAACGCTGCATTTCTTTACAAGCAAAATATTATTTTCTACGCTTCTATGAGCAATGTGCTGGGCACCCGTAACATTTTTGGATACGAATATGCCGAGCAGGCGGATATGAGCGGAAAGTTTGCCCGGGAGGCCATTGTACCACCCGCTCCCAGATTCTTCTTTATGGGAGTGTTCATTACCCTTAGCAAAGACCAACAAGCCAATCAGTTAGACCAACTATAA
- a CDS encoding sensor histidine kinase: MSELGINLGLAMLIMFSISPQSFFSLEGLSKIWDDVLYSFVLCLGLGYGNGTLNCILDKHYSWIDFPVKRLIYNVVVLLLYSFLFSLITVYVFINIRFREEASGLTLSEYISFTYMPLAIAAVITIFITSRGFLMGWRQSVIEAEQLKRAQIASQYESLKNQINPHFLFNSLNALTNLVYEDQDQAARFIRKLSEIYRYVLDTQDKEVISLREEVAFVHSCIFLHQIRFEDNLRVDIQLAEDENLMIPPLSLQMLVENAIKHNEISGEQPLHICIKSTDGQIEVTNNLQRKRQGENSLGLGLQNIKARYEHLSGSPIEITEDQKSFTVKLPLLKFSAT; the protein is encoded by the coding sequence ATGTCAGAACTTGGGATTAACCTGGGACTGGCTATGCTCATTATGTTTTCTATCTCTCCACAAAGCTTCTTCTCATTGGAAGGACTGAGCAAAATCTGGGATGATGTGCTGTACTCATTTGTACTTTGTCTTGGGCTGGGCTATGGTAATGGTACCCTCAACTGTATTCTTGATAAACACTACAGTTGGATTGATTTTCCAGTGAAAAGGCTGATCTATAATGTGGTCGTACTTCTGCTTTATTCATTTTTATTTTCACTCATTACCGTTTATGTTTTTATCAACATACGCTTCAGGGAAGAAGCTTCCGGCCTAACCTTATCAGAATATATTTCATTTACCTATATGCCATTGGCGATCGCGGCAGTCATTACCATTTTTATTACCAGCCGTGGATTTTTGATGGGATGGCGACAATCGGTGATAGAAGCAGAGCAACTCAAGAGAGCACAGATCGCTTCTCAGTACGAATCCCTGAAAAATCAGATCAATCCCCACTTTCTGTTCAACAGCCTCAATGCCTTAACCAACTTGGTTTACGAGGATCAGGACCAGGCGGCACGCTTTATTCGCAAGCTCTCTGAAATCTACCGTTATGTCTTAGATACCCAGGATAAAGAAGTAATCTCCCTAAGGGAAGAAGTAGCTTTTGTGCATTCCTGTATTTTTTTGCACCAGATTCGTTTTGAAGATAATCTTCGGGTTGACATACAATTGGCTGAAGATGAAAACCTTATGATTCCTCCCCTATCCCTGCAAATGTTAGTAGAGAATGCCATCAAACACAATGAAATATCTGGTGAACAGCCTTTACACATTTGTATTAAAAGTACAGACGGTCAAATTGAGGTCACGAATAACTTACAGAGGAAGCGGCAGGGGGAAAATTCCTTAGGCTTAGGCCTTCAAAATATCAAAGCACGCTACGAGCATCTGAGTGGAAGCCCAATTGAGATTACTGAAGACCAAAAAAGCTTTACCGTAAAATTACCCCTGCTTAAATTTTCTGCCACATGA